The proteins below are encoded in one region of Desulfatiglans anilini DSM 4660:
- a CDS encoding HlyD family secretion protein has translation MIRKVLLPLLAVAGVLFAVWTSVQSTRPIPPAEPVAEPPRPSFANKISGSGIIEASTRNIALGAHLPGIVTRVYVKVGDRVAAGDPVFALDERAHRAELAVREAMLQEAEVRLGALKAAPRPEEIPIAEAQVKEAKAILDDLRQQLEIMERVTDRRAVSIEEINKRRYAVSIAEARLNRAAADLALLEAGSWQPDIDVAKAAIERSRAEREAARVELERLTVQAPVAGEVLQVNIRPGEFAQSGPLPQPLVLLGSVDRLHVRVDIDENDAWRFSPEAPAVAYLRGHAEYRTDLAFEYVEHYVIPKRSLTGESTERVDTRVLQVVYSFPRESLPVYAGQQVDVYIEDRTQMDSGRKH, from the coding sequence ATGATCCGCAAGGTTCTTCTACCCCTCCTGGCCGTCGCCGGGGTCCTTTTCGCCGTCTGGACCTCGGTCCAGAGCACCCGGCCCATCCCGCCGGCAGAGCCGGTCGCCGAACCCCCCCGCCCGTCCTTCGCCAACAAGATCTCCGGTTCGGGCATCATCGAAGCCAGCACGCGCAACATCGCGCTCGGCGCCCACCTGCCGGGCATCGTGACCCGGGTCTATGTGAAGGTCGGGGATCGGGTCGCGGCCGGGGATCCGGTCTTCGCCCTGGATGAACGAGCCCACCGCGCCGAACTCGCGGTGCGGGAGGCCATGCTCCAGGAGGCCGAGGTCCGCCTGGGGGCGCTGAAGGCGGCGCCAAGGCCCGAGGAGATCCCCATTGCCGAGGCGCAGGTCAAGGAGGCGAAGGCCATTCTGGATGATCTCCGGCAGCAGTTGGAGATCATGGAAAGGGTCACCGACCGTCGGGCCGTCAGCATCGAGGAGATCAACAAGCGACGCTATGCCGTGTCGATCGCCGAGGCCCGGCTGAACCGGGCCGCGGCTGACCTGGCCCTCCTCGAGGCCGGCTCCTGGCAGCCCGACATCGACGTGGCGAAGGCGGCGATCGAGCGCAGCCGCGCCGAGCGTGAGGCGGCCCGCGTGGAACTGGAGAGACTCACGGTGCAGGCGCCCGTGGCCGGCGAGGTGCTTCAGGTGAACATCCGGCCGGGCGAGTTCGCGCAGAGCGGCCCCCTGCCCCAGCCCCTGGTCCTCCTGGGGAGCGTGGACCGGCTCCATGTCCGGGTCGACATCGACGAGAACGACGCCTGGCGCTTCAGCCCCGAGGCCCCCGCCGTGGCCTACCTTCGGGGCCATGCCGAATACCGGACGGACCTCGCCTTCGAATATGTGGAGCACTACGTCATCCCGAAAAGGTCCCTCACGGGCGAAAGCACCGAGCGGGTGGACACCCGTGTCCTTCAGGTGGTGTATTCCTTTCCGAGGGAAAGCCTCCCGGTCTACGCCGGACAGCAGGTGGACGTTTACATCGAGGACCGGACCCAGATGGACAGCGGGCGGAAACATTGA
- a CDS encoding ABC transporter ATP-binding protein, with translation MNQNGLAVYCRGVGKTYVTGPTKVVALRGVDLEVRTGELLMLVGPSGCGKTTLISVMAGILDHDEGECLVFNQDLRGMNQRRKTRYRGSKIGFVFQAYNLLPTLSAAENVSVPLLINGMGRSKAHERAARLLEQVGLGDRLQALPAQLSGGQQQRVAIARALAHDPQLIVCDEPTSALDADTGRMVLEVLRGKALTAERALIIVTHDNRIFNFADRIARMDDGRITVVESQVAHE, from the coding sequence ATGAACCAGAACGGACTGGCGGTCTACTGCCGGGGGGTCGGTAAAACCTATGTGACCGGACCGACCAAAGTGGTCGCCCTGAGGGGGGTGGACCTGGAGGTGCGCACCGGGGAACTCCTGATGCTCGTCGGCCCCTCCGGATGCGGCAAAACGACGCTCATTTCGGTCATGGCCGGCATCCTCGACCACGACGAGGGGGAGTGCCTGGTGTTCAATCAAGACCTCCGGGGCATGAACCAGCGCCGAAAGACACGGTACCGGGGATCCAAAATCGGGTTCGTGTTCCAGGCCTACAACCTTCTGCCGACGCTCAGCGCGGCCGAAAACGTGTCGGTGCCCCTGCTGATCAACGGCATGGGCCGGTCCAAGGCCCACGAGCGGGCGGCCCGCCTCCTCGAACAGGTGGGTCTCGGCGACCGCCTCCAGGCCCTTCCCGCCCAGCTTTCCGGGGGCCAGCAGCAGCGGGTGGCCATCGCCCGGGCCCTGGCCCACGACCCGCAGTTGATCGTCTGCGACGAACCTACCAGCGCCCTGGATGCCGACACCGGACGCATGGTCCTGGAGGTCCTGCGGGGCAAGGCGCTGACCGCGGAACGCGCCTTGATCATCGTGACCCACGACAACCGCATCTTCAACTTCGCGGACAGGATCGCCCGGATGGACGACGGACGGATTACCGTCGTCGAATCCCAGGTGGCGCATGAATAG
- a CDS encoding ABC transporter permease encodes MYAIALKMLIGDRGKYLGIIMGLSFASLLITQQSSIFTGLMTRTYGTITDLSQPDIWVMDPKVLFIDDVKPLQDTELYRVRGIPGVEWAVPLYKGLLKARLQNGNFQICNVLGLDDATLIGGPPAMLEGTLSDLRRQDAIIVNDVGAKTRLAQPPDRPGGKPIPLKVGDILEINDHRAVVVGICRVSRTFQSQPVIFTTYSRATSFAPRERKLLSFVLVKAEEGEDLQALCDRIEERTGLAAYTAQQFKDLTYDFFMENTGIPINFGIAVALGFLIGTAIAGQTFYNFTLENLRYFGTLKAMGATNALLLRMIILQALVVGAIGYGMGVGGASLFGYLLRGTELAFRLTRELLLVSAGAIAVIIVFSALISIRRVMRLEPAIVFKS; translated from the coding sequence ATGTATGCCATCGCCCTGAAAATGCTCATCGGCGACCGAGGAAAGTACCTGGGCATCATCATGGGCCTTTCCTTCGCCTCCTTGCTGATCACCCAGCAGTCCTCCATTTTCACCGGGCTCATGACCCGAACCTATGGAACCATCACGGACCTCTCCCAGCCCGACATCTGGGTCATGGACCCCAAGGTCCTCTTCATCGACGATGTGAAGCCGCTTCAGGACACGGAGCTTTACCGGGTACGGGGCATCCCGGGCGTGGAATGGGCCGTTCCGCTGTACAAGGGGCTTCTCAAGGCGCGGCTGCAAAACGGCAACTTTCAGATCTGCAATGTGCTCGGCCTGGACGACGCCACCCTCATCGGCGGACCGCCCGCCATGCTGGAGGGCACCCTCAGCGATCTGCGCCGCCAGGACGCGATCATCGTCAACGATGTCGGGGCCAAAACCCGCCTGGCGCAGCCGCCCGATCGACCGGGCGGCAAACCGATCCCCCTCAAGGTGGGCGATATCCTGGAGATCAACGACCACCGCGCCGTCGTGGTGGGGATCTGCCGCGTCTCGCGGACCTTTCAGTCCCAGCCCGTCATTTTCACCACCTACAGCCGGGCGACCAGCTTTGCCCCCCGGGAGCGGAAGCTCCTTTCCTTTGTGCTGGTGAAAGCCGAGGAGGGCGAGGATCTCCAGGCCCTGTGCGACCGCATCGAGGAGCGCACCGGCCTTGCGGCCTATACGGCCCAGCAGTTCAAGGACCTGACCTATGACTTCTTCATGGAAAACACGGGAATTCCGATCAACTTCGGGATCGCCGTCGCCCTGGGTTTTCTGATCGGGACTGCGATCGCCGGGCAGACCTTCTACAATTTCACCCTGGAAAATCTCCGGTATTTCGGAACGCTCAAGGCCATGGGCGCCACCAACGCCCTGCTTCTGCGCATGATCATCCTCCAGGCGCTGGTCGTGGGCGCCATCGGCTACGGCATGGGGGTGGGCGGGGCGTCCCTCTTCGGATACCTGCTGCGCGGGACCGAACTCGCCTTCCGCCTCACCCGGGAACTCCTCCTGGTCTCGGCAGGCGCCATAGCCGTGATCATCGTTTTTTCGGCCTTGATCAGCATCCGCAGGGTGATGCGGCTCGAGCCGGCCATCGTCTTCAAGTCGTAG